A region from the Candidatus Aminicenantes bacterium genome encodes:
- the groEL gene encoding chaperonin GroEL (60 kDa chaperone family; promotes refolding of misfolded polypeptides especially under stressful conditions; forms two stacked rings of heptamers to form a barrel-shaped 14mer; ends can be capped by GroES; misfolded proteins enter the barrel where they are refolded when GroES binds; many bacteria have multiple copies of the groEL gene which are active under different environmental conditions; the B.japonicum protein in this cluster is expressed constitutively; in Rhodobacter, Corynebacterium and Rhizobium this protein is essential for growth), whose protein sequence is CAQNLKKFKLNGDMQFGIDILTKSLEMPLKQIAANAGFEGGVIVEKIRSARNKNYGFDALNEKFTDMIAAGIIDPTKVVRIALQNSASVAGLLLTTQGLVCEIKEEKEAMPAMPPGGGGMY, encoded by the coding sequence TGCGCCCAGAATTTGAAAAAGTTCAAGCTGAACGGCGACATGCAGTTCGGCATCGACATCCTGACCAAGTCGCTGGAAATGCCGCTGAAGCAGATCGCCGCCAATGCCGGTTTTGAAGGGGGGGTCATCGTCGAAAAGATCCGCAGCGCCCGCAACAAGAACTACGGATTTGACGCCCTGAACGAAAAGTTCACCGACATGATCGCGGCCGGAATCATCGATCCCACCAAGGTGGTGCGCATCGCCCTGCAGAATTCGGCGTCGGTCGCCGGCCTGCTGTTGACCACCCAGGGGCTGGTCTGCGAGATCAAGGAAGAGAAAGAAGCCATGCCGGCCATGCCTCCGGGCGGCGGCGGCATGTATTGA
- a CDS encoding ATP-binding cassette domain-containing protein — protein sequence MDAINVSNLCKSFNGFTAVDHISFAVPAGELFGLLGPNGAGKTTTINMLATLLKPTSGDAWVGGCSVAVDRDGVRRNIGIVFQEAALDNRLSGRENLQFHAMMYGVPRQERKVRIATVLELVELADKADILVEKYSGGMKRRLEIARGLIHRPKVLFLDEPTLGLDTQTRRHIWDYIKILNRESGVTIILTTHYMEEADYLCQRVAIMDGGKFAAIDSPAKLKDNLGGDVVSLEISGHIDSLLAQFKTLAWIKSLKHHDDVLSLSLEHGERRIPELIQLAQRAGATVHCVQLRKPSLEDVFLNFTGHTIRDQEPEANDHGRARPDGPHRRR from the coding sequence ATGGACGCGATCAACGTAAGCAATTTATGCAAGTCGTTCAACGGCTTCACGGCCGTGGACCATATTTCCTTTGCCGTTCCGGCGGGCGAGCTCTTCGGTTTGCTGGGGCCCAACGGCGCCGGAAAAACAACCACCATCAACATGCTGGCCACGCTGCTCAAGCCGACATCCGGCGATGCCTGGGTGGGCGGCTGTTCGGTCGCCGTTGACCGTGACGGGGTCAGGCGCAACATCGGCATCGTCTTCCAGGAGGCCGCCCTGGACAACCGCCTCAGCGGCCGGGAAAACCTGCAGTTCCACGCCATGATGTACGGCGTCCCGCGCCAGGAAAGGAAGGTCCGGATCGCCACGGTGCTCGAGCTGGTCGAACTGGCCGACAAGGCCGACATTCTGGTCGAGAAATATTCGGGGGGCATGAAACGGCGCCTGGAAATCGCCCGCGGCCTGATCCACCGCCCCAAGGTCCTCTTTTTGGATGAACCGACGCTGGGCCTGGATACGCAGACGCGGCGGCATATCTGGGACTACATAAAAATTCTGAACCGGGAAAGCGGGGTGACCATTATCCTGACCACCCACTACATGGAGGAGGCCGATTACCTCTGTCAGCGGGTGGCGATCATGGACGGGGGCAAATTCGCGGCCATCGACAGCCCGGCCAAACTGAAGGACAACCTGGGCGGCGACGTCGTTTCGCTGGAGATCAGCGGGCATATCGACTCCCTGCTCGCGCAATTCAAAACGCTGGCCTGGATCAAGTCCCTGAAACACCACGATGATGTGCTCAGCCTGAGCCTCGAGCACGGGGAAAGGCGCATCCCGGAATTGATCCAATTGGCCCAGCGCGCCGGCGCCACCGTCCATTGCGTCCAGTTGCGCAAACCAAGCCTGGAAGATGTTTTCTTGAATTTTACCGGCCATACGATCCGCGATCAGGAGCCGGAAGCAAACGACCACGGCCGCGCCCGCCCGGACGGCCCGCACCGGAGGCGTTGA